The region GGACTGGACTGCCAAAGCCGAGAACACCCCACTGCTGAGCGCCATCCGTGGCGAGTTCGGTGCTGCGGTTTCCGACGCCTACACCATCACTGTCAAGGCCGACCGTTACGCTCGCCTGGGCGAGCTGCGCGATCAGGCGATCGCCAAGTTCTCCGGCGAAGAAGGTCAGCCAGCGGCTTCCGAAGTCAAAGAAATCTTCGGTGAAATCGAATACCGCACCGTTCGCGAAAACATCGTTAACGGCAAGCCACGTATCGACGGCCGCGACACCAAGACCGTACGTCCGCTGAACATCGAAGTTGGTGTTCTGCCAAAAACTCACGGTTCGGCTCTGTTCACCCGTGGCGAAACCCAGGCACTGGTCGTTGCGACCCTGGGTACTGCCCGTGATGCCCAGTTGCTGGACACTCTCGAAGGCGAGAAAAAAGACCCCTTCATGCTGCACTACAACTTCCCACCGTTCTCGGTAGGTGAGTGTGGTCGCATGGGTGGTGCAGGTCGCCGTGAAATCGGTCACGGTCGTCTGGCTCGCCGTTCGGTTCAGGCTATGTTGCCTGCCGCCGACGTGTTCCCGTACACCATCCGCGTGGTTTCGGAAATCACCGAGTCCAACGGCTCCAGCTCCATGGCGTCGGTTTGCGGTGCTTCCCTGGCGCTGATGGATGCCGGTGTACCGATGAAGGCACCTGTTGCCGGTATCGCCATGGGCCTGGTTAAAGAAGGCGAGAAATTCGCTATTTTGACCGACATCCTCGGTGACGAAGACCACCTGGGCGACATGGACTTCAAGGTTGCTGGTACCGCTAAAGGCGTTACCGCACTGCAGATGGACATCAAGATCAACGGTATCACCGAAGAGATCATGGAAATCGCCCTGGGCCAGGCCCTGGAAGCGCGCCTGAACATCCTCGGCCAGATGAACCAGATCATTGGTCAGTCCCGTAGCGAACTGTCGGAAAACGCGCCGACCATGATCGCCATGAAGATCGACACCGACAAGATCCGTGACGTCATCGGTAAGGGCGGCGCGACCATTCGTGCAATCTGTGAAGAGACCAAGGCTTCGATCGATATCGAAGACGACGGCTCGATCAAAATCTTCGGCGAAACCAAGGAAGCGGCTGAAGCTGCCCGTCAGCGCGTTCTGGGCATTACCGCTGAGGCCGAGATCGGTAAGATCTACGTCGGTAAAGTAGAGCGCATCGTTGACTTCGGTGCCTTCGTTAACATCCTGCCGGGCAAGGACGGTCTGGTTCACATCTCTATGCTGAGCGATGCTCGTGTCGAGAAAGTGACCGATATCCTCAAAGAAGGCCAGGAAGTTGAAGTACTGGTACTGGACGTGGACAACCGCGGTCGTATCAAGCTGTCGATCAAAGACGTTGCTGCTGCCAAGGCATCCGGCGTTTAAGAACGTAGCTTGAGAAGAAGGACCCTTCGGGGTCCTTTTTTTATGCCCGGAAAATTACCTTGTGGACTTGCATCTTGCATGCAGGATTTTTCTCCGGCTTGCAAATTGCACGATTGAAAGTTTTGCGTATTTTTCTAACCTGTTGTTTTTTAAAGAAAAAAACTAACCTAAAAACCTGGCACAGGCTCTGCAATGGTATTCGTACACCTGCTGCCAGGATTTACGGCGCAGATTTTTCGAAAAACAGGAGTGTCTCGTATGAAGAAGTTCGCTATTGCTGCCGCTACTGCCACCGCTCTGACGCTGACCATGGCCAACGCGGCGTTTGCCCAACAAACCGCCCAGGCTCCGATGACCCTTGCTGCCGGTGAAATGACCAAGGCAACTGAAGCGGGTTCTGACACCTGGATCACCACCAAGGTCAAAGCTGATCTGATGACTGAAAAAGGCGTACCAGGCACCGATATCAAGGTTGAGACCAACAAAGGCGTTGTCTCCCTCTCTTCGGACGTAGCTGTCACTGCTTCGCAGAAAGAAATGGCGGTAGCAATCGCCAAGAAAATCAAAGGTGTTCAAGCCGTTTCGGCTGACGGCCTGAAAGCCGAGTAAGGTTTTCCCGACTCGCTGAGCTTTAAAGGTTCATGCGAAAGACCAAAAGGACTTGGTCACTCAAAGCCCCGGCACTGATTGCCGGGGCTTCTTTTTGATCGCGGCGCAGGCCCGACCCTAGTGACTCACTCCGCATCCAGATGCAATGGCGTGATCACTCGGCCATCGGCTTCAGCTTGACCCAGGCTGGCATCGATGAAGTACACCCGGTCATCCTCAAGCTTGCCTTTATCGACCAGGTAGTCCTTGATGCTGCTGGCCCGGGCCTGGCCCAGTTGACGTAGCAGCAGCGCGCTTTCTCCCCAGGATTTGAGCACTGCGTCACGCAACTGGTTGCTGCGTTGCTCACGGTCCAATTGCTCCCACTCAGCCGGTGGCTGCTGTTTCATCCGGGTACGGTAGATGCCTTCGAGCATGGCCGGTTTATCGCTCTCAGGAACAGTCAGATCCGATGCCTGGGCGGGAACCTTGTCGCCACGACGCTGGAGAATCTTGTAGTAGGTGCTTTGATACTCCCGTTCCAGGCGCTGCTGGGCAATCAACGGCCCGTCACTGCTCTGGGCGCTGGTACCTTCGATCTCCAGGCGTAGGGCAGGGCGTTCCTTGAGTGCCGCTGCCAGCTTGTCCAGGGCGCTCTGTGCGTCGGGCGCCAAGTCGCTGGAGCCTGCGGCGAAGGCGACGTTACCAAGATCCTGGGCATCACCGCCGCTGATCAGTCCACCAATGAATTTGAACGGCGCCTGGGCCGCACGCAGCACCAGGTTACGCAGGGTTTGCCAGACAATCGGCATCACACTGAATTGCGGGTCGTTCAAGTCGCCGGTAACTGGCAGCTCGATGGAAATCTTGCCATCGGTATCTTTGAGCAAGGCCACTGCCAGGCGAATAGGCAGGTCTACGGCATCCGGGCTGTCGACTTTTTCACCCAATTGCAGTTGTTCGACCACCACCTTGTTTTCGGCCTTGAGCTTGCCCTGAGTGATGATGTAGTGCAGATCGATGTTCAGGCGACCCTTACGGATACGGAACCCGGCGAACTTGCCGGAGTAGGGCGTCAGGGTGGTCAACTCGACACGTTTGAAGCTGGTAGCGATATCCAGGCTTGCCATCGGGTCGAAGGGGTTCAATGCGCCTTTGATGGTCACAGGCGCGTAACGATCGACTTTACCCTTGATGTCGACCTTGGCCGGTTTGGGCTGACGATTGTCGATCGTGCCGATTTGCCCGTTCAACTGCTGGATAGCCGTCGCGAAGTTGGGGGTCAGGCTGAAGTCGGCAAAGTTCGCCGAGCCGTCGTTGATGTCGATGGCGCCGATGCGAATGCCTAGTGGCTTGTCGCTGCTGGCGGGGGCTTTGCTTTTTGCCGGGGCACTGCTTTGCGCGGTGGCTGGCTGTGGGATCAGCAGGTCATCGACGTTGGTGGTGCGATCTTCATTGATCATGAAGCGCGCGTAGGGTTGCTTCAAGCTGACTTTGCCAATGCTCAATGCATCACCATGACGATAGGACACGCCGTCCAGGTTCAGTTGCTGCCATTTGACGAAGTCGCGATTCTTGATCGTATCCAGCGTGTGTAACTGGTTGACCTGTGCTTTGCCATCGATGTTGAACGCCAGTGGCTCGGTGCTCTTGAGGTCAACATTGAGGTCGCTGCCGAGCATGCCGCTGCGCAGTTCGAGGCGAATGAACGGGCTGATATAGGCTTGGGCGATTCGTAGGTCGATGTCCTGGGTGCTGACCTTGAGTTTCGCGGTGACGGGTGCCAGGTTGACCTCGCCGGCGGCCTGCAATTTGCCTTGTTTGCCCACGCCGGTATCGAGCTTGAGATTGAAAGGCGACTGATTGAGGCTGTCGAAGTTCTGCAGATCC is a window of Pseudomonas sp. DG56-2 DNA encoding:
- the pnp gene encoding polyribonucleotide nucleotidyltransferase, which translates into the protein MNPVIKKFQFGQSTVTLETGRIARQASGAVLVTVDNDVTVLVTVVGAKQADPGKGFFPLSVHYQEKTYAAGKIPGGFFKREGRPSEKETLTSRLIDRPIRPLFPEGFMNEVQVVCTVVSTSKKTDPDIAAMIGTSAALAISGIPFEGPIGAARVAFHESTGYLLNPTYEQLAASSLDMVVAGTSDAVLMVESEAKELTEDQMLGAVLFAHDEFQAVIQAVKELAAEAAKPTWDWTAKAENTPLLSAIRGEFGAAVSDAYTITVKADRYARLGELRDQAIAKFSGEEGQPAASEVKEIFGEIEYRTVRENIVNGKPRIDGRDTKTVRPLNIEVGVLPKTHGSALFTRGETQALVVATLGTARDAQLLDTLEGEKKDPFMLHYNFPPFSVGECGRMGGAGRREIGHGRLARRSVQAMLPAADVFPYTIRVVSEITESNGSSSMASVCGASLALMDAGVPMKAPVAGIAMGLVKEGEKFAILTDILGDEDHLGDMDFKVAGTAKGVTALQMDIKINGITEEIMEIALGQALEARLNILGQMNQIIGQSRSELSENAPTMIAMKIDTDKIRDVIGKGGATIRAICEETKASIDIEDDGSIKIFGETKEAAEAARQRVLGITAEAEIGKIYVGKVERIVDFGAFVNILPGKDGLVHISMLSDARVEKVTDILKEGQEVEVLVLDVDNRGRIKLSIKDVAAAKASGV
- a CDS encoding BON domain-containing protein, translated to MKKFAIAAATATALTLTMANAAFAQQTAQAPMTLAAGEMTKATEAGSDTWITTKVKADLMTEKGVPGTDIKVETNKGVVSLSSDVAVTASQKEMAVAIAKKIKGVQAVSADGLKAE
- a CDS encoding DUF748 domain-containing protein; protein product: MPKGLKRAIGAMLAALALYSLLGFLILPGVALRIANQQLTNYATVPAHLQRIELNPFSLELTLWGLQIGEPGKEQVGFERLYANLQLDSVWTGALHLAGVELDKPRTELLFASDGTLNLTQLFKLPPSEPKAEEPASDPFPLRIGSIKLNEGYLHFQDLRPSEPIEFLYDSMNLELKNLSTLPDDSSDMTLVAIGPAGGRIDWSGTLSLVPIASEGTLKVTDGKMKAFWPYVRDAVPLVLEEGVVSLDTHYKLNLSKETELLLDNTSVSIAPFAIKAPDGRPLARLARLDVSETSIDLAKQVVTVGKIRSEQLETWAALEADGQLDWQKLFASQPAKPTAKEKAEPAAAEPDGQQSPPAEPAKPWQVLLKDVQLRNYKVHLADRSQKEPVALDVGPLNLDLQNFDSLNQSPFNLKLDTGVGKQGKLQAAGEVNLAPVTAKLKVSTQDIDLRIAQAYISPFIRLELRSGMLGSDLNVDLKSTEPLAFNIDGKAQVNQLHTLDTIKNRDFVKWQQLNLDGVSYRHGDALSIGKVSLKQPYARFMINEDRTTNVDDLLIPQPATAQSSAPAKSKAPASSDKPLGIRIGAIDINDGSANFADFSLTPNFATAIQQLNGQIGTIDNRQPKPAKVDIKGKVDRYAPVTIKGALNPFDPMASLDIATSFKRVELTTLTPYSGKFAGFRIRKGRLNIDLHYIITQGKLKAENKVVVEQLQLGEKVDSPDAVDLPIRLAVALLKDTDGKISIELPVTGDLNDPQFSVMPIVWQTLRNLVLRAAQAPFKFIGGLISGGDAQDLGNVAFAAGSSDLAPDAQSALDKLAAALKERPALRLEIEGTSAQSSDGPLIAQQRLEREYQSTYYKILQRRGDKVPAQASDLTVPESDKPAMLEGIYRTRMKQQPPAEWEQLDREQRSNQLRDAVLKSWGESALLLRQLGQARASSIKDYLVDKGKLEDDRVYFIDASLGQAEADGRVITPLHLDAE